Proteins from a single region of Psychrobacter cryohalolentis K5:
- a CDS encoding barstar family protein: MPQAIYYVNQSSIDQNLVKGKSSRTFATIPEQAIAIPIEERLDKETLLSSLAKACDFPSWFGHNWDAAWDCLTDSDIEHLVLDLTAVKNINTEDFNVFKSIIEDAFKEFGKPQLWIVVASDDLS; this comes from the coding sequence ATGCCTCAAGCTATTTACTATGTAAATCAAAGCAGCATTGATCAAAACCTTGTTAAAGGTAAAAGCAGCAGAACGTTTGCTACTATTCCTGAACAAGCAATCGCTATACCTATAGAAGAGCGATTAGATAAAGAAACACTCTTAAGTAGCTTAGCGAAAGCCTGCGATTTCCCAAGTTGGTTTGGTCATAACTGGGATGCAGCGTGGGACTGCTTAACAGACAGTGATATAGAGCATTTGGTACTTGATTTAACAGCGGTTAAAAATATTAACACCGAAGATTTTAATGTCTTCAAAAGTATTATAGAAGATGCTTTTAAAGAATTTGGCAAACCACAGCTGTGGATTGTCGTGGCGTCTGATGATTTGTCTTAG
- a CDS encoding ABC transporter permease translates to MDWNWQVIFDHIPDLLGGAVLTVQLVLFSGIIGLFFGLVLALLRLSKNWVVQIFPFLYIFFFRGTPLLVQIFLIYYGLGQFEAVRNSFLWEPVLSQAYWCAIIAFTLNTSAYLAEIIRGAIQNIPVGELEAADAIGMSKWQKLTRITLPRAFGIVIPAYSNEVIFMLKGSALASTIALMDITGVARTISARTYTLMELFFAAGIVYLLLSWVILFSFRMFEKRMNRHASYVPPDVTTHTVG, encoded by the coding sequence ATGGATTGGAATTGGCAGGTTATTTTTGATCATATCCCAGACTTACTCGGTGGCGCGGTATTGACCGTACAGCTGGTTTTGTTCTCGGGTATTATTGGCTTATTTTTTGGTTTGGTTTTGGCGCTGTTACGGCTGTCTAAAAATTGGGTGGTACAGATATTCCCTTTTCTATATATCTTCTTTTTCCGTGGCACGCCATTACTGGTACAGATATTTTTGATTTACTATGGTCTTGGGCAGTTCGAAGCGGTACGTAATTCGTTCCTGTGGGAGCCAGTTCTTAGCCAAGCTTACTGGTGTGCTATCATTGCCTTTACCCTAAATACCAGTGCTTATTTAGCCGAGATTATCCGCGGTGCTATTCAAAATATTCCGGTCGGTGAGCTTGAAGCTGCCGATGCAATCGGGATGTCAAAGTGGCAGAAGCTGACCCGTATTACGTTACCGCGTGCCTTTGGTATTGTAATTCCGGCATACAGCAACGAAGTAATCTTTATGCTAAAGGGCAGTGCACTCGCTTCAACGATTGCTTTGATGGATATCACGGGCGTTGCCCGTACTATTAGTGCGCGGACCTATACCTTGATGGAGCTGTTCTTCGCTGCCGGTATCGTTTATCTGTTGTTATCGTGGGTTATTCTGTTTAGCTTTAGAATGTTTGAAAAGCGCATGAATCGTCACGCAAGCTATGTGCCACCAGATGTGACTACGCATACCGTCGGCTAA
- a CDS encoding ABC transporter ATP-binding protein, producing the protein MLDTANNPTRPIALDLQDIHKSFGSLAVLKGVSLTAYDGDVISILGSSGSGKSTLLRCINLLEKPNQGRIIIGKDELMLKPAKSGELQAADIKQLEHLRARVGFVFQNFNLWPHKTIIDNIIEGPIQVLKIKKDQAISDAEKLLDKVGLLDKKDAYPANLSGGQRQRVAIARALAMQPQVLLFDEPTSALDPELVNEVLAVMRELAAEGRTMLIVTHEMRFARDVSSKVVFLHQGVIEEIGTPEQVFDNPKSERVRDFMASHRQN; encoded by the coding sequence ATGCTTGATACTGCAAATAATCCGACTCGACCTATCGCTTTAGATTTACAAGATATCCATAAAAGTTTCGGCTCATTGGCCGTACTGAAAGGCGTATCTCTAACTGCCTATGACGGCGATGTTATCTCTATTTTAGGCTCGTCTGGCTCAGGTAAGTCGACCCTGCTGCGCTGTATCAATCTGCTCGAAAAGCCCAATCAAGGTCGCATTATTATCGGTAAAGATGAGCTGATGCTAAAGCCAGCTAAGTCAGGCGAATTGCAAGCGGCTGATATCAAACAGCTAGAACACTTGCGCGCACGCGTGGGTTTTGTCTTTCAGAATTTCAACCTATGGCCACATAAAACGATTATTGACAATATCATTGAAGGGCCAATACAAGTCTTAAAAATAAAAAAAGACCAAGCCATTAGCGATGCTGAGAAGCTGCTTGATAAAGTGGGTTTGCTTGATAAAAAAGACGCTTATCCTGCTAATCTGTCTGGTGGTCAGCGTCAGCGTGTTGCTATTGCACGCGCGCTTGCTATGCAGCCACAGGTATTATTATTTGATGAACCGACTTCTGCTTTAGACCCTGAGCTGGTCAATGAAGTGCTTGCCGTTATGCGAGAGCTAGCCGCAGAGGGACGCACGATGTTGATTGTGACCCATGAAATGCGTTTTGCTCGTGACGTTTCTAGTAAAGTGGTGTTTTTACACCAAGGCGTTATTGAAGAGATTGGTACACCTGAGCAAGTCTTTGATAACCCTAAGTCTGAGCGCGTTAGAGACTTTATGGCTTCACATCGTCAAAATTAA
- a CDS encoding glutamate-5-semialdehyde dehydrogenase has product MSQTNTTDVTAYMQNVGKEARAASRALAAANTGDKNAALMAIHDVLKNAKQDILAANTVDMDNGQKNDLDAALLDRLELNDARFDGMLQGLKDVAALPDPIGEVTDMTYRPSGIHLGKMRVPLGVVGMIYESRPNVTLEAASLALKSGNAIILRGGSEAFESNQAIAKCILEGLKNVGMSEYSVQVLETTDRAAVGELITMTEYVDVIVPRGGKGLIERISRDARVPVIKHLDGNCHTFIDSDADPEIAINVSVNAKTHRYGTCNTMETLLVDEAIADELLPKIAEAIVEADNAMQLRLDDKAQAILNDNTILKGHLSAATAEDWDTEYLAPILAIKILSGIDEAIEHINTHGSHHTDVIITDNYTKSQRFIREVDSASVMINASSRFADGFEYGLGAEIGISTDKIHARGPVGLEGLTSQKWIVYGHGETRA; this is encoded by the coding sequence ATGAGTCAAACCAATACCACAGACGTAACCGCTTATATGCAAAATGTTGGTAAAGAAGCGCGCGCTGCATCCAGAGCACTGGCTGCTGCCAATACGGGTGACAAAAATGCTGCACTGATGGCGATTCACGATGTATTAAAGAACGCTAAGCAAGATATTTTAGCCGCCAATACAGTTGATATGGACAATGGACAAAAGAACGACCTAGATGCTGCGCTGCTTGATCGCTTGGAGTTAAATGACGCCCGCTTTGATGGCATGTTACAAGGTCTAAAAGACGTTGCGGCATTGCCTGACCCTATTGGTGAGGTTACAGACATGACGTATCGTCCGTCGGGTATTCATCTGGGCAAAATGCGCGTGCCACTTGGTGTGGTCGGTATGATTTATGAGTCGCGTCCCAATGTCACTTTGGAAGCAGCCTCGCTCGCACTAAAGTCAGGTAATGCCATCATTTTACGTGGCGGCTCTGAAGCATTTGAGTCCAATCAAGCGATTGCCAAATGTATTTTAGAAGGACTAAAAAACGTTGGTATGTCTGAGTATAGTGTCCAAGTACTAGAGACCACTGACCGTGCTGCCGTCGGTGAGCTTATCACTATGACAGAGTATGTTGATGTTATCGTACCACGCGGCGGTAAAGGGCTGATTGAACGTATCAGCCGCGATGCACGCGTGCCTGTTATTAAGCACTTAGATGGCAACTGTCATACCTTTATCGACAGTGATGCTGATCCTGAGATTGCCATTAACGTGAGTGTCAATGCCAAAACCCATCGCTATGGTACTTGTAATACCATGGAAACCTTGTTGGTCGATGAAGCCATCGCTGATGAGCTGTTACCAAAAATTGCCGAAGCCATCGTCGAAGCCGATAATGCGATGCAACTACGCCTTGATGATAAAGCGCAGGCTATTCTGAACGATAACACTATCCTTAAAGGCCATTTATCAGCCGCCACCGCTGAAGATTGGGATACCGAATATCTCGCCCCTATCCTCGCGATTAAAATATTATCCGGCATTGATGAGGCGATTGAGCATATCAACACCCATGGCAGTCATCATACCGATGTTATCATTACAGATAACTATACCAAGTCACAGCGATTTATCCGCGAAGTCGACTCAGCAAGCGTGATGATTAACGCCTCTAGCCGTTTTGCCGATGGTTTTGAATATGGTCTTGGTGCCGAAATTGGTATCTCAACTGACAAGATTCATGCGCGTGGACCTGTCGGACTTGAAGGCTTAACTTCACAAAAGTGGATTGTTTATGGTCATGGCGAAACGCGTGCCTAA
- a CDS encoding ABC transporter substrate-binding protein translates to MSNYLVIGSNSVTSQRFSKPMLAVAAFLALVGCSNGQDKGAERTNSDANNTAETAEKKADATEGNVLRIGTEGAYAPFNYTNADGTLGGFDIEIANAICADMQVTCEIVAQDWDGIIPGLKAGKYDAIVAAMSVTPERAQQVAFTDPYFSNALVFLAKKDSTFDPAKVTDINAHSIAAQRSTISSQWLENTYPKADMKLYDTLSNAFLDLGAGRVDAMISDKLPAIEWLSSTSGNNYVLKGAEIDINDNFAIAVRPNDEALQAKINTSLSNIKANGTYDKINQKYFAVPASATLTEAPAIDSATQ, encoded by the coding sequence ATGAGTAACTATCTTGTCATAGGCTCAAATTCAGTGACCAGTCAGCGGTTTTCAAAACCTATGCTAGCAGTGGCAGCATTTTTAGCTTTAGTCGGTTGTAGTAACGGTCAAGATAAAGGGGCTGAAAGGACTAACTCAGACGCTAATAATACTGCGGAGACAGCTGAGAAAAAAGCAGATGCGACAGAGGGTAATGTGCTGCGTATCGGTACTGAGGGTGCTTATGCGCCCTTTAACTATACCAATGCAGATGGCACGCTCGGCGGTTTTGATATCGAAATTGCCAATGCTATCTGTGCTGATATGCAAGTAACTTGTGAGATTGTGGCGCAAGATTGGGACGGTATCATCCCCGGTCTCAAGGCTGGTAAATATGACGCTATCGTCGCTGCGATGTCAGTCACCCCTGAGCGCGCTCAACAAGTTGCTTTTACGGATCCGTATTTTAGCAATGCGCTAGTGTTTTTAGCCAAAAAAGATAGCACCTTTGACCCTGCTAAGGTGACTGATATTAATGCCCACTCTATCGCCGCTCAGCGCTCCACCATCTCATCACAGTGGCTAGAAAACACTTATCCAAAAGCGGATATGAAGCTATATGATACATTAAGTAATGCGTTTTTAGATTTGGGTGCTGGTCGCGTCGATGCCATGATATCGGATAAACTGCCAGCGATTGAATGGCTCAGCTCGACGTCCGGTAATAATTATGTGTTAAAGGGCGCGGAGATTGATATCAATGATAACTTTGCGATTGCCGTCCGTCCGAATGATGAAGCTCTACAAGCAAAAATTAATACCTCATTGAGCAATATTAAAGCCAACGGCACTTATGATAAGATCAATCAAAAATACTTTGCTGTGCCAGCAAGTGCGACACTAACAGAAGCACCAGCTATAGATAGTGCTACACAGTAA
- a CDS encoding transporter substrate-binding domain-containing protein: MIISMTSSMTKKALWLAPLSAAMLMLAGCNNSSTPTESTETAAATDTPLNIKIATESSYKPFSYTDADGKLIGYEIELVDALCAQMKAKCEVISQDWDGLIPGLNAQKFDAAIAGMSITPERKEVVEFSEPYFHSGIILIGKKGDDVSVDALKGQPIASQRSTVASQYLQDKHADADIKLYDTQDNAYLDLTSGRVRAMMSDKVTGIDWLKTEAGKDYEVKGQEISTNDDAMGIAFRKGDPLVAKFNKALAELKDNGTYDQITGSYFGTSSTTAAQKAVATSDIKEVVVMDKASVDADTAIAKEEQATAN, from the coding sequence ATGATCATTTCAATGACCTCGTCAATGACCAAAAAAGCCTTGTGGTTAGCGCCACTAAGCGCTGCTATGCTGATGCTAGCTGGCTGTAATAACAGCTCTACACCAACAGAAAGCACTGAAACAGCTGCAGCAACTGATACGCCTTTAAATATCAAAATCGCGACGGAATCAAGCTATAAACCTTTTAGTTATACCGATGCTGATGGCAAGTTAATCGGCTATGAGATTGAATTGGTTGACGCACTATGTGCGCAAATGAAAGCCAAATGCGAAGTGATCTCCCAGGATTGGGATGGCTTGATTCCAGGCTTAAATGCGCAGAAGTTTGATGCTGCCATCGCTGGTATGTCAATCACCCCTGAGCGCAAAGAAGTGGTCGAATTTAGCGAACCTTACTTTCATAGCGGCATTATCTTAATCGGTAAAAAAGGCGACGATGTTAGTGTTGACGCTCTAAAAGGTCAGCCAATTGCCTCACAGCGTTCAACTGTTGCCTCGCAATATCTACAAGATAAACATGCTGATGCTGATATCAAACTTTATGATACCCAAGACAATGCGTATCTGGATCTAACGTCAGGTCGTGTGCGGGCGATGATGTCTGATAAAGTGACTGGTATTGACTGGCTAAAAACAGAAGCTGGTAAAGACTATGAGGTCAAAGGTCAAGAAATCAGCACCAATGATGATGCGATGGGTATCGCTTTCCGTAAAGGCGATCCATTGGTTGCCAAATTTAATAAAGCCTTGGCTGAGCTAAAAGACAATGGCACTTATGATCAAATCACGGGTAGCTATTTTGGTACTAGCTCAACCACTGCTGCTCAAAAAGCAGTCGCTACTAGTGATATCAAAGAAGTAGTAGTCATGGATAAAGCTAGTGTCGATGCTGATACGGCGATTGCTAAAGAAGAGCAAGCGACAGCAAACTAA
- a CDS encoding ribonuclease domain-containing protein → MPMQSGKIKHWNSDKGYGFIDVDNQSEDVFFHIKSVRMAQPISKGQRVYFNSERNDKNQLRATEVTSDELSILETPASNSVANSMHRSSDNVSQKNNQNHISKNNRSSQNKKSSFSTLFSLIAIIAVAVYFFADLKSSFFADSAPSITLSQNHIESASNSNAAAITGDAQIDQTLVLIKQGGPFPYPNKDGTTFYNREGKLPAQSQGYYREYTVPTPAVSHRGARRIVTGGHPPTIYYLTLDHYDSFQKLEVK, encoded by the coding sequence ATGCCCATGCAAAGTGGCAAAATTAAGCATTGGAATTCTGATAAAGGCTATGGCTTTATCGATGTCGACAATCAGAGTGAAGATGTGTTTTTTCACATAAAATCCGTGCGAATGGCGCAGCCTATCAGCAAAGGGCAACGTGTCTATTTTAATAGTGAACGCAATGACAAAAACCAATTGCGCGCCACCGAAGTCACATCGGATGAATTGAGTATTTTAGAGACGCCAGCGTCCAATTCAGTGGCAAATTCAATGCATCGCAGCTCAGATAATGTTAGTCAGAAAAACAATCAAAACCACATTAGCAAAAATAATCGTAGCAGCCAGAATAAGAAAAGCAGCTTCTCTACCCTATTCAGTTTGATTGCCATTATCGCTGTTGCGGTCTATTTCTTTGCTGATTTGAAATCCAGTTTTTTTGCCGATAGCGCGCCATCTATTACTCTATCGCAAAATCATATTGAATCTGCCAGTAATTCAAATGCAGCGGCTATCACTGGTGATGCGCAAATAGATCAGACGCTTGTGCTTATCAAGCAAGGTGGACCCTTTCCTTATCCTAACAAAGACGGAACCACTTTCTATAATCGCGAAGGCAAGTTACCGGCGCAGTCGCAAGGCTACTATCGCGAATATACTGTACCCACACCTGCCGTTTCGCATCGCGGCGCACGGCGTATTGTCACTGGTGGTCACCCACCAACCATTTATTATTTAACCCTTGATCATTACGACAGCTTTCAAAAACTGGAGGTGAAATAA
- the glyA gene encoding serine hydroxymethyltransferase yields the protein MFKDISIKDFDPVLAEAMAAESVRQENHIELIASENYCSQAVMEAQGTDLTNKYAEGYPGKRYYGGCEHVDVVEQLAIDRAKELFGAEYVNVQPHSGSQANSAVFLALLEANDTVLGMSLDAGGHLTHGAHINFSGLNYNAVQYGLVEGTGLIDYDQVESLAKEHKPKMIIAGFSAYSQVVDWARFREIADEVGAYLLVDMAHVAGLIAGGVYPSPVPFADVVTTTTHKTLRGPRSGMILARDEVLAKKLNSAVFPGNQGGPLMHVIAAKAVCFKEALEENFKTYQQQVVKNAQAMAKVIQDRGYEIISGGTENHLMLISLVKQEMTGKEADKWLGDAHITVNKNAVPNDPKSPFVTSGIRIGTPAITTRGFNEAQAGDLAGWICDVLDSRGDEAVTAEVRGKVEAICKELPVYAKNQ from the coding sequence ATGTTTAAAGATATCTCTATCAAAGATTTTGATCCAGTACTTGCTGAAGCTATGGCTGCTGAAAGCGTTCGTCAAGAGAACCATATTGAGCTTATCGCTTCAGAAAACTACTGCTCACAAGCAGTGATGGAAGCGCAGGGTACTGATTTGACCAACAAATACGCTGAAGGCTATCCTGGTAAGCGCTATTACGGTGGTTGTGAGCATGTTGACGTCGTTGAGCAACTAGCTATTGACCGTGCAAAAGAATTGTTTGGTGCAGAATATGTGAACGTACAGCCACACTCTGGTAGCCAAGCAAACTCTGCTGTCTTTTTAGCATTGCTTGAAGCCAATGATACTGTGCTTGGCATGAGTTTAGATGCTGGTGGTCACTTAACGCATGGCGCACATATCAACTTCTCAGGTCTAAACTACAATGCAGTACAGTATGGTTTGGTCGAAGGCACTGGTCTTATCGATTATGACCAAGTTGAGAGCTTGGCAAAAGAGCATAAGCCTAAAATGATCATCGCTGGTTTTTCAGCGTATTCACAAGTAGTTGATTGGGCGCGTTTCCGTGAAATCGCTGACGAAGTAGGCGCTTACTTACTAGTCGATATGGCTCACGTTGCTGGTCTTATCGCTGGCGGCGTTTACCCAAGCCCAGTACCATTTGCTGATGTAGTGACCACGACTACGCACAAAACCTTACGTGGCCCACGTTCAGGTATGATTCTTGCTCGTGATGAAGTACTTGCTAAAAAGCTCAATTCTGCCGTATTCCCAGGTAACCAAGGTGGCCCGTTGATGCATGTCATCGCGGCAAAAGCAGTTTGCTTTAAAGAAGCATTAGAAGAGAACTTCAAAACCTATCAGCAGCAAGTGGTTAAAAACGCTCAAGCCATGGCGAAAGTCATTCAAGATCGCGGCTACGAAATTATCTCTGGTGGCACTGAAAACCATCTGATGCTTATCAGCTTAGTTAAGCAAGAGATGACCGGTAAAGAAGCGGATAAATGGTTGGGTGACGCACACATTACGGTCAATAAAAACGCCGTACCAAACGATCCAAAATCTCCGTTTGTGACTTCTGGTATCCGTATTGGTACACCAGCGATTACCACTCGCGGCTTCAACGAAGCACAAGCAGGTGATTTGGCAGGTTGGATTTGTGATGTTCTTGACAGCCGTGGCGATGAAGCAGTGACTGCTGAAGTACGTGGCAAAGTAGAAGCGATCTGTAAAGAGCTTCCTGTCTATGCTAAAAACCAGTAA
- a CDS encoding transporter substrate-binding domain-containing protein yields MMSNSRLLWSSITVTAALMLGACSQPANDAADTNADAPAAGTTGKTIRIATEGAYPPFNYTNADGSLAGFDIDVANALCEQMQAKCEIVAQDWDGIIPGLLAQKYDAVIAGMSITAERQEKVDFSEPYFANTMVWLTDTKGSFDPKVIKNLTLGGQRSTTPGAYLQDNYEGKDGNTVKLYDNYDNAYLDLKSGRSDVVLAEKVSAKSWLADNPEGFGIVGDEIDNDDNIAIAVRKGDAIKEDFNKALNEIRSNGELARLEQQNFGQ; encoded by the coding sequence ATGATGTCGAATTCTCGCCTATTATGGTCATCGATTACCGTTACTGCCGCGCTCATGTTAGGTGCGTGTAGCCAACCTGCCAATGACGCTGCTGATACCAATGCAGATGCACCGGCAGCAGGAACCACTGGCAAGACCATTCGTATTGCGACTGAAGGCGCATACCCTCCTTTTAACTATACCAATGCCGATGGCAGTTTGGCGGGTTTCGATATCGACGTTGCCAATGCTCTATGTGAGCAGATGCAAGCCAAATGTGAAATTGTCGCTCAAGATTGGGACGGTATTATTCCGGGTTTATTGGCGCAAAAATACGATGCGGTTATCGCTGGTATGTCTATTACCGCTGAACGTCAAGAAAAAGTCGATTTTAGTGAGCCTTACTTTGCCAATACGATGGTTTGGCTGACCGATACCAAAGGCAGCTTTGATCCTAAAGTCATCAAAAATCTGACGCTTGGTGGTCAACGTTCAACGACACCAGGTGCTTATTTACAAGACAATTATGAAGGCAAAGATGGCAATACCGTTAAGCTTTATGACAATTATGACAATGCTTATTTGGACCTGAAGTCTGGTCGTAGTGATGTTGTATTGGCTGAAAAAGTATCAGCAAAATCATGGTTAGCAGACAACCCTGAAGGCTTCGGTATCGTGGGTGATGAGATTGACAATGATGACAATATTGCGATTGCTGTCCGTAAAGGCGATGCCATTAAAGAAGACTTTAATAAAGCGCTGAATGAAATTCGCAGTAACGGTGAGCTTGCCCGTCTTGAGCAGCAAAACTTTGGTCAATAA
- a CDS encoding chorismate--pyruvate lyase family protein produces MISHLSCITNSLPPTELLPWLNIEGSLTALLEVKAGRPLLVERRFEGYRLLSLAQKKQLGIKGAALSHPRLAWVREVYLYGNDELPWVQAQSLFPLSSLKGSARRLQQLKSTPIGYVLFNRSRTLPNQRSIKHTADGWQRQTLYDWHGRSLLISETFLPRFCEKQLDI; encoded by the coding sequence ATGATCTCTCATCTTTCTTGCATAACCAATTCATTACCTCCAACTGAGCTATTACCTTGGCTAAATATCGAAGGCTCTCTTACTGCCTTGCTAGAGGTAAAAGCTGGGCGGCCATTACTCGTAGAACGCAGATTTGAGGGCTATCGGTTATTGTCTTTAGCACAAAAAAAACAATTGGGTATCAAAGGGGCAGCGCTTAGTCATCCACGGCTGGCATGGGTCCGTGAGGTATATCTATACGGTAATGACGAGCTACCATGGGTACAGGCGCAAAGCCTGTTTCCGTTATCAAGTCTAAAAGGCAGTGCCAGACGTCTACAGCAATTAAAAAGCACACCCATAGGCTATGTATTGTTTAATCGCAGTCGTACCTTGCCCAATCAGCGCTCTATCAAACATACGGCAGATGGCTGGCAACGGCAGACGCTTTATGATTGGCATGGTCGTTCTTTACTTATTAGTGAGACCTTTTTGCCACGGTTCTGTGAAAAACAATTGGATATTTAA
- a CDS encoding ABC transporter permease — translation MFDLQGFGALLLSGATVTIQLAMTSLIIGMVLGLLGATAKLSNIWLLRKIATVYTATMRGIPELLLVLFIYYGGSILLMSILKKFGYNDYVEISAFWGGVMALSIAFGAYATEIFRMSIQEIPIGQREAAQAIGMRPFQTFYRITLPQVWQIALPGLGNLFLVLLKDTALVSVVGLKDIMYQSSRAAQSTQQPFTFYMAAAIIYLGLTMLITGFMMWLEWRANPAARYAKKLSRQTTHRQSTIG, via the coding sequence GTGTTTGACTTACAAGGATTTGGCGCGCTTTTATTGAGCGGCGCTACCGTCACCATACAGCTTGCCATGACCAGTCTGATCATCGGCATGGTCTTAGGTTTGCTCGGTGCCACAGCAAAGCTGTCTAATATCTGGCTGCTGCGCAAAATTGCGACTGTCTATACCGCCACGATGCGCGGTATTCCTGAGCTACTATTGGTACTGTTTATCTACTATGGTGGCTCTATACTGCTAATGAGCATCCTCAAAAAGTTTGGCTATAACGACTATGTCGAGATTAGTGCTTTTTGGGGCGGCGTGATGGCACTTTCTATTGCTTTCGGTGCTTATGCGACTGAAATCTTCCGTATGTCGATTCAAGAGATTCCTATAGGACAGCGAGAAGCGGCGCAAGCGATTGGTATGCGTCCTTTTCAGACTTTTTATCGCATAACCTTACCTCAAGTATGGCAGATTGCATTGCCAGGTTTGGGTAATCTATTTTTGGTTTTGCTTAAAGATACGGCACTGGTGTCGGTCGTAGGTCTCAAAGATATCATGTATCAGTCCTCGCGCGCCGCGCAATCAACACAGCAGCCATTTACCTTTTATATGGCAGCGGCAATAATTTATTTAGGTTTGACCATGCTGATTACTGGCTTTATGATGTGGCTTGAATGGCGTGCCAATCCGGCAGCGCGTTATGCTAAAAAGCTCAGCCGTCAAACCACTCACCGTCAATCGACCATAGGATAA
- the gltS gene encoding sodium/glutamate symporter — translation MEITLNGYYTLILATLVLLLGRFLVKRIKFLEDFNIPEPVAGGLVAAIVVYILNIVWGYSFNFHQGLQTATMLMFFASIGLSADFGRLKAGGSPLLIFTIIVSVFIILQDILGVAMASALGLDPLLGLVTGSIALTGGHGTAGAWGITLEEQYGVVGATTLGIAVATYGLVAGGIIGGPVARRLIKKLGLKPTADNPNPSDVEKLASEQSLYSTKHSEEEVHSNKEMFEKPDNIRLITASSTIESLALFAAALAFADLMTLVAQDTWFELPTFVWALAGGVILRNTLTMVFNFDMFDRAIDVIGNASLSLFLAMALLSLKLWQLTDLAGPVLIILLSQTVLMIGYAYFVTFKLMGKDYDAAVLSAGHCGFGMGATPTAIANMQAVTDRYLPSHKAFLIVPMVGAFFVDIVNATILQIFTKLPFM, via the coding sequence ATGGAAATCACCCTAAACGGCTATTACACCCTGATATTAGCCACATTAGTACTTTTGCTTGGACGCTTCTTAGTCAAAAGAATTAAGTTTTTAGAAGACTTCAATATTCCAGAACCAGTCGCAGGCGGTTTGGTCGCAGCGATTGTCGTTTATATTCTTAATATTGTTTGGGGCTATAGCTTTAATTTCCATCAAGGACTGCAAACAGCGACCATGCTGATGTTTTTTGCCTCTATCGGGCTTAGCGCTGATTTTGGTCGGTTAAAAGCAGGTGGCTCACCCTTGCTGATTTTCACCATTATCGTGTCTGTTTTTATCATTTTGCAAGACATCCTTGGTGTTGCAATGGCAAGCGCACTTGGGCTTGATCCTTTGCTTGGCTTGGTGACCGGTTCAATCGCTTTGACTGGTGGACATGGTACTGCTGGTGCTTGGGGCATTACTTTGGAGGAGCAGTATGGTGTGGTTGGCGCGACGACGCTGGGTATCGCAGTTGCCACTTATGGTTTAGTAGCAGGTGGTATTATCGGTGGTCCTGTTGCCCGTCGCTTGATTAAAAAGCTTGGTCTCAAGCCTACAGCAGACAATCCAAACCCAAGTGATGTTGAAAAACTGGCAAGTGAGCAGTCGCTCTATAGCACCAAGCACAGCGAAGAGGAAGTTCACAGCAATAAGGAGATGTTTGAAAAACCGGATAATATCCGTCTGATTACGGCATCGTCTACCATTGAATCATTGGCACTGTTTGCCGCAGCATTGGCATTTGCTGATCTCATGACTTTGGTAGCACAGGATACATGGTTTGAGTTACCGACCTTCGTATGGGCATTAGCAGGTGGTGTGATTTTGCGCAATACCTTAACCATGGTATTTAACTTTGATATGTTTGACCGTGCGATTGACGTCATCGGTAACGCTTCTTTGAGTCTTTTCTTAGCGATGGCATTATTGTCATTAAAGCTGTGGCAATTGACAGATTTGGCAGGTCCGGTATTGATCATCTTATTGTCACAAACTGTTCTAATGATTGGCTATGCTTACTTTGTGACCTTCAAACTCATGGGCAAAGACTATGATGCAGCTGTCTTGTCAGCAGGACACTGTGGTTTCGGTATGGGTGCAACTCCTACAGCCATTGCCAATATGCAGGCGGTCACCGATCGTTACCTACCATCACATAAGGCATTTTTAATTGTACCTATGGTTGGTGCATTCTTCGTTGATATCGTTAACGCGACGATCTTGCAGATATTCACCAAATTGCCATTTATGTGA